The genomic interval CCTCGACGCCGACCTGGCAGCCGTCCACGGCCGCGGTCAAGTCGCAGTACGTCAGCGCCTCCAGCAGGTGTCGGTCCGGCTGATCGAACTCCACAGCGAGTTCCCTGATCCCGCGCTCCTCCGACTCCACCAAAGCTCCCGAGTGATGCGCGACGAGCTGGCAGACGACTGGGTCTGCACCGACTACATCCCGGAGGTACCGGGCTCCATCAAGCGGATGAAAGCCGGTCGCACTTACCCCTGAGGAGTACCCGATGTCATGCAGAAACGCAGCCACCTCAACTAGTTCGGACTGCTCGCCGAGGATGGCCATCAGACCTCGCGCGCGAGCAGCCACGCCTTGAGTGTGTGCCCAGCGTCGAGGCAACTCGTCGGCAAGCAGCTCGCAAGCCAGCGACCGAGCTTCCTCCGCAGTCATCATTCGCCGAGGGTACGACGACAATGTGCCTCCGCAACAGCGGCCTCCGGCGACGACGGACTGATCAGTTGACTGAACTCTTCAGTGCGCCGATTGGCGCCGTCGTTTGTGCACGAGGCAACTTGAGGGGAGGCGGGGGTGCGTGTCGAATTCGGTGCCGCCCCGATCGTCAGGTACATAGTGGGCGAACCGCCCTCGGATCGAACCTGGAGGTACAGGCGTCATGCCGGATGATGACAAGCGAGCGGCGTACCGGGCGCTCGAGGACCGGGTCGTCCTCGGCGAAGGGATGTCCTCGACGCAGGACCGGGCGCGCGCGTTCGCGAACGACGGACTGTCCTCGCCCCTGGCCGACCTGATCGGCAAGGTCGCCGACCGGCCCGCGCAGGTAACCGGACATGACCTGCAAGCGGCCAAGACCTCAGGGTTGAGCGAGGACGAGATGTTCGAACTGGTCGTCTGCGCCGCAGTCGGGAAGTCCGCGCGACTGTACGACGCCGGTCTGGCCGCGCTGGTCGAGGCGATGGGAGATCGGAGGCCCAGAGATGCGTCTTGACACCCTCAACCACGGATACAGCCGCAAGAACAAGGTGCTCTTCAACGTCATCCGCCTGTTCTCCGGCCAACCACTGCCTGACGCCGCCAAGATCACCTTCTACCGGCCGGACTTCTACGGCAACCACGCGAAGGTCTTCACCCAGGACGCGATGCGTGGCCCGTCGGCATGGTCCGTGGCCGACCGCGAGCTGATGGCAGCCTACGTTTCGAAAGTCAACGACTGCGCGTTCTGCATCGGCGCCCACACGGCTACCGCGACCCAGGCCTCCAAGGACGAACCACGCGTGACCGCCGTGCTTAACGACCTTGAGTCAGCGCCCATCGAGGAACCCCTGCGGGCGACGCTCCGCGTCCTCGACGTCCTGACCCGCCAAGGGACAGCGACGCCGGACGACATGCGCCAAGCCCTGGACGCCGGCGCCACCCCCGCTCAGCTCAAAGACGCCCTCGCCGTTGCCGTCGCCTTCAACACCACCAACCGCCTGGCCGACGCCTTTGGCTTCGAGCTCCTCTCACCGAAGGGCTACGACGCCGGCGCCAAGTTCCTGCTCAAACGCGGTTACGGCGGCTGAGGATCCACACACAACGCGAGGGGCACCGCGAGCCTCATTCGGCGCGGTGTCGGCGGCATCGGGCCGACTGCCGGTCGTCCGGCGTACCGCTCATCTTCGACGAAGTCGCCGACCCCGTGTACCTGGCCTGCAACAACAC from Kribbella sp. NBC_00709 carries:
- a CDS encoding HD domain-containing protein, whose amino-acid sequence is MMTAEEARSLACELLADELPRRWAHTQGVAARARGLMAILGEQSELVEVAAFLHDIGYSSGVSATGFHPLDGARYLRDVVGADPVVCQLVAHHSGALVESEERGIRELAVEFDQPDRHLLEALTYCDLTAAVDGCQVGVEERLSEILSRYPREHVVHRSVMRSSPALRSAVLNVQHRLSA
- a CDS encoding carboxymuconolactone decarboxylase family protein; the protein is MRLDTLNHGYSRKNKVLFNVIRLFSGQPLPDAAKITFYRPDFYGNHAKVFTQDAMRGPSAWSVADRELMAAYVSKVNDCAFCIGAHTATATQASKDEPRVTAVLNDLESAPIEEPLRATLRVLDVLTRQGTATPDDMRQALDAGATPAQLKDALAVAVAFNTTNRLADAFGFELLSPKGYDAGAKFLLKRGYGG